A genome region from Labilibaculum antarcticum includes the following:
- a CDS encoding UDP-glucose dehydrogenase family protein produces the protein MKISVVGTGYVGLVSGTCFSETGVDVVCVDVNEEKINLLNSGEIPIYEPGLKDIFTRNVEKNRLSFTTSLKDSLIDTEVIFIAVGTPPDEDGSADLKYVLGVAREIGRNMNKYLVVVTKSTVPVGTSKKVKAAIAEELKTRNVSIPFDVASNPEFLKEGSAVDDFLKPDRIVVGVETAKAEKTLRRLYKPFLMNGHPILFMNILSSEMTKYAANSMLATKISFMNDIANLCELVGADVDMVRKGIGSDARIGNKFIYPGTGYGGSCFPKDVQALVRTADEYGHSLDILKAVESVNYRQKEILIKKIKKHFGENLKGLRFAMWGLAFKPKTDDMREAPSLVIIENLLKEGASVVAYDPVAQEEAHRILGDNISYAKDEYDACLDADALIIVTEWSEFRSPNFRVIEKLMKSNTIFDGRNIYDPEEMRELKFNYYSIGRAAVLI, from the coding sequence ATGAAGATTTCAGTTGTCGGTACAGGATATGTTGGATTAGTGTCCGGTACATGTTTTTCAGAAACAGGGGTAGACGTTGTATGTGTAGATGTAAATGAGGAAAAAATTAATTTACTGAACAGTGGCGAGATACCAATTTATGAACCGGGCTTGAAAGATATCTTCACAAGGAATGTTGAAAAGAATAGATTATCCTTTACGACTAGCCTAAAAGATAGTTTGATTGATACAGAAGTTATATTTATTGCTGTTGGAACCCCACCGGATGAAGACGGAAGTGCTGATCTTAAGTATGTATTAGGTGTTGCACGTGAAATAGGACGCAACATGAATAAATACCTTGTTGTAGTAACAAAAAGTACGGTTCCGGTAGGCACATCAAAGAAAGTAAAAGCTGCAATTGCAGAAGAACTTAAAACCCGAAATGTTTCAATACCTTTTGATGTAGCTTCTAATCCTGAATTTTTAAAGGAGGGGAGTGCTGTTGACGATTTTCTTAAACCCGACCGAATTGTTGTTGGTGTAGAAACAGCCAAAGCAGAGAAGACACTTCGTAGATTGTATAAGCCTTTTTTAATGAATGGCCATCCCATTTTGTTCATGAATATTCTTTCTTCAGAAATGACAAAATATGCAGCCAACTCAATGTTGGCAACAAAAATTAGTTTTATGAACGATATCGCAAATCTTTGCGAATTGGTTGGTGCTGATGTTGATATGGTAAGAAAGGGGATTGGTTCAGACGCGAGAATTGGGAATAAATTTATTTATCCGGGTACGGGATATGGAGGATCATGTTTCCCAAAAGATGTGCAAGCTTTAGTTCGAACTGCAGATGAATATGGTCATTCTTTAGACATCTTAAAAGCGGTGGAATCTGTAAACTACCGGCAAAAAGAAATTTTGATAAAAAAAATAAAGAAACACTTTGGAGAGAATTTAAAGGGATTGAGGTTTGCGATGTGGGGACTTGCCTTTAAGCCGAAAACGGATGACATGAGAGAAGCTCCATCTCTTGTAATAATCGAAAATCTATTGAAAGAAGGAGCGAGTGTTGTTGCATACGATCCTGTAGCACAAGAGGAAGCTCATCGAATATTAGGTGATAATATAAGCTATGCAAAAGATGAGTACGATGCTTGTCTTGATGCTGATGCATTAATAATTGTTACTGAATGGTCTGAGTTTAGATCACCAAACTTCCGTGTGATTGAAAAACTAATGAAATCAAATACCATATTTGATGGGCGAAATATTTATGACCCTGAAGAAATGAGGGAGTTAAAATTTAATTATTATAGTATTGGCCGGGCAGCTGTTCTAATTTAA